In a single window of the Paenibacillus sp. MMS20-IR301 genome:
- a CDS encoding YqhV family protein, translating to MDKYVGWMAGLRLLSGSVEIAAALIMLRLNQVDKALAVNSGLALVGPTILILTTAVGLTGMAEQLSWGKLGWIGCGVAFLLIGILKK from the coding sequence TTGGACAAGTATGTGGGCTGGATGGCGGGGCTGCGGCTGCTGTCGGGCAGTGTGGAGATTGCCGCTGCGCTGATCATGCTCCGGCTTAATCAGGTGGACAAGGCGCTTGCCGTCAATTCCGGGCTGGCGCTGGTCGGACCGACAATTCTGATTCTGACAACAGCAGTAGGACTGACCGGGATGGCGGAGCAGCTCTCCTGGGGGAAGCTGGGCTGGATCGGATGCGGCGTGGCTTTTCTCTTAATCGGTATCTTAAAGAAATGA
- the spoIIIAE gene encoding stage III sporulation protein AE — MQAHSIFRPPKGYKLLLLLPCLLLLLCTGTLYAAPAGQAQQTQTQAAGGSGGSSSPVDQWVKGQVQSLPTDGVESYWNQLMKEYGGFFPDGKTPSLMDMLLPGEDGLSFKSVLSGLTSYMWHEVLYNGKLLVTIVMISVLSMILETLQTAFERKSVSKIAYMLCYMVVLVIAVNSFNIAIGYAKDAIDRMSDFMMAMIPLLFALLASMGNIVTVSVTHPLIVFMIHTVSTLIHTVVFPLLFFSAVLHLVSAMSEKYKLTQLANLLRNIGAGLLGVLLTVFLGVISVRGITSSVTDGVTIRAAKYITGNFVPVIGKMFADATDTVISASLLVKNAIGLSGVIIILFLCAFPAIKILILALIYNVAAAVMQPLGDTPIVSCLQTIGKSMIYVFAALAAVSLMFFLAVTIMLTAGNVTVMMR; from the coding sequence ATGCAGGCGCATAGTATTTTTCGTCCGCCAAAAGGTTATAAACTGCTCTTGCTGCTCCCTTGTCTGCTGCTGTTACTGTGTACAGGCACCCTCTATGCCGCTCCGGCCGGGCAAGCACAACAGACACAGACACAGGCTGCTGGCGGAAGCGGGGGCTCGTCCTCTCCGGTTGACCAGTGGGTGAAGGGGCAGGTTCAGAGCCTGCCTACGGACGGGGTAGAGTCGTACTGGAATCAGCTGATGAAGGAGTACGGGGGATTTTTTCCTGACGGTAAAACCCCTTCGCTGATGGATATGCTGTTGCCAGGCGAAGACGGCTTAAGCTTCAAAAGTGTCCTGTCCGGCCTGACCTCCTACATGTGGCATGAGGTGCTTTATAACGGCAAGCTGCTCGTTACGATTGTAATGATCAGTGTGCTGAGCATGATTCTGGAGACGCTGCAGACCGCTTTTGAACGGAAATCAGTCAGTAAAATCGCTTATATGCTCTGTTACATGGTTGTGCTAGTAATCGCAGTCAACAGCTTCAATATCGCTATCGGCTATGCCAAGGATGCCATTGACCGGATGAGCGATTTCATGATGGCCATGATCCCGCTGCTGTTCGCGCTGCTGGCTTCCATGGGCAATATCGTTACAGTCTCGGTAACCCATCCGCTGATTGTGTTTATGATTCATACGGTCAGCACGCTGATTCATACAGTGGTCTTCCCGCTGCTGTTCTTCTCGGCGGTGCTGCATCTGGTCAGTGCCATGTCGGAGAAATACAAGCTGACCCAGCTGGCGAATCTGTTGCGCAATATAGGGGCCGGACTGCTGGGCGTGCTGCTCACCGTCTTCCTCGGTGTGATTTCGGTCCGGGGGATTACCAGCTCGGTTACGGACGGGGTTACCATCCGCGCTGCTAAATACATTACAGGTAATTTCGTTCCAGTTATCGGCAAAATGTTCGCGGATGCCACCGATACGGTGATCTCGGCCTCGCTGCTGGTGAAGAACGCCATCGGGCTGTCGGGAGTCATCATCATCCTTTTCCTGTGTGCCTTCCCGGCGATCAAAATTCTGATCCTTGCCCTGATCTATAACGTGGCCGCCGCAGTAATGCAGCCGCTAGGGGATACGCCGATTGTGAGCTGCCTGCAGACGATCGGCAAAAGCATGATTTATGTCTTCGCGGCACTTGCAGCCGTCTCGCTGATGTTCTTCCTCGCAGTAACGATTATGCTGACAGCGGGCAATGTCACGGTGATGATGCGGTGA
- the spoIIIAC gene encoding stage III sporulation protein AC: MNIEVNAIFQIAGIGIIIAMIHTVLKQMGKEDIAHWVTIVGFIIVLFMVIRMLDGLLQEIKTIFLFQ; the protein is encoded by the coding sequence ATGAATATTGAAGTCAACGCGATCTTTCAGATTGCCGGCATCGGCATCATTATCGCCATGATCCACACGGTGCTTAAGCAGATGGGTAAAGAGGATATCGCCCACTGGGTAACGATTGTCGGCTTTATCATCGTGCTGTTCATGGTGATCCGCATGCTGGACGGACTGCTCCAGGAAATCAAAACGATTTTTCTTTTTCAATAG
- the spoIIIAF gene encoding stage III sporulation protein AF: protein MTWLGGWLHELILVVLLAAFVEMLLPSKSMERYARLVLSLLVLLTMLSPIVSLLKGDAGAELSQAMERQDRSGGLLSGTGGGDHSLEQILADGRMLASGTREQSLKLAAAEVAGQMREQIAAGTGIRGVNVTVALGMGPDTSTLSGENVPVISAVTVALPEAAAAAGSPDSAAGSAAVGNPIRITPVQPVQVSLDGGNPAGEASAEASVPGGLAGSAGSGAGPSNGGSTGPEEQAAAASEAEAIIRLLEQNWSLDPELIHIQSGSSAAVKS from the coding sequence ATGACCTGGTTAGGCGGATGGCTGCATGAGCTGATTCTGGTGGTGCTGCTGGCTGCATTTGTAGAGATGCTGCTCCCCAGCAAATCCATGGAACGCTACGCGAGGCTGGTGCTCAGCCTGCTCGTGCTGCTGACAATGCTCAGCCCGATTGTCTCCCTGTTGAAGGGGGATGCCGGTGCTGAGCTGAGTCAGGCAATGGAGCGGCAGGACCGCAGCGGCGGGCTGCTGTCAGGTACAGGCGGAGGTGACCATTCGCTGGAGCAGATTCTGGCTGACGGCAGGATGCTGGCTTCGGGTACCCGGGAGCAGAGCCTGAAGCTGGCCGCAGCTGAGGTTGCCGGACAAATGCGGGAGCAGATTGCCGCAGGCACCGGAATCCGCGGCGTGAATGTTACAGTTGCGCTGGGTATGGGTCCGGATACAAGCACACTCAGCGGTGAGAATGTGCCGGTGATCTCCGCTGTAACAGTGGCTCTGCCTGAAGCCGCAGCTGCCGCCGGCAGCCCTGATTCAGCTGCAGGTTCAGCTGCCGTCGGCAATCCGATCCGGATTACTCCGGTACAGCCGGTTCAGGTCAGTCTGGACGGCGGCAATCCGGCAGGGGAAGCCAGCGCTGAAGCTTCGGTGCCGGGCGGTTTAGCGGGTTCAGCCGGTTCAGGCGCCGGCCCGTCAAACGGCGGGAGTACAGGCCCGGAGGAACAGGCGGCGGCGGCAAGCGAAGCAGAAGCCATTATCCGGCTGCTGGAGCAGAACTGGAGCCTGGACCCTGAGCTGATTCATATCCAAAGCGGCAGCTCCGCTGCTGTGAAATCATAA
- the spoIIIAD gene encoding stage III sporulation protein AD: MEIIQVVGIGLLSTVLILVLKEQKPVFAFLLTTAAGILIFLFLIGKIGTILGTLERVAESSGMEMIYIKTVFKIIGISYIAEFGAQIVRDAGQESIASKIELAGKVLIMVLAVPIISIIIETVMKLLPA, translated from the coding sequence ATGGAAATCATTCAGGTAGTGGGAATCGGGCTCTTGTCGACTGTCCTCATCCTTGTATTGAAGGAGCAAAAACCGGTGTTCGCCTTTCTGCTGACAACTGCAGCCGGCATTCTGATCTTCCTGTTCCTGATCGGCAAGATCGGAACGATTCTCGGGACGCTGGAGCGGGTCGCGGAATCCTCCGGAATGGAAATGATCTATATCAAAACCGTGTTCAAAATCATCGGCATTTCGTATATCGCAGAGTTCGGGGCGCAGATAGTGCGGGATGCCGGGCAGGAGTCGATCGCCTCCAAAATCGAGCTGGCCGGCAAGGTGCTGATTATGGTACTGGCTGTGCCGATCATCAGCATAATTATCGAGACAGTGATGAAGCTGCTGCCGGCGTAA
- the spoIIIAA gene encoding stage III sporulation protein AA — MAKDWLLLFPEKVRALLSGLPLALLDKVEEVRVREGRPLEINYSGKYHFVGAGGALTQLPGEAYRPDREDTHRLLDLISNHSLYTMEEELRKGFITIPGGHRIGLSGRTVLSGGGVEHLRDITGFNVRIAREVHGIADGVLPYLLDRGRQRIMHTLILSPPQHGKTTLLRDLARQISAGGRDGREGSRPALKVGIVDERSEIAGSRRGVPAFDVGPRTDILDGCPKAEGMMMMIRSLSPDVLIADEIGRLEDAEAVTEALHAGITVVASAHGKEVAELARRPGLGGLLEHRMFERYVILHRSESGLAFRILDAQKRGLLLISPEERQAGDRHA; from the coding sequence ATGGCTAAGGATTGGCTTCTATTATTTCCTGAAAAAGTAAGAGCGCTGCTCAGCGGACTTCCCCTAGCGCTCCTGGACAAAGTGGAGGAAGTCCGCGTCCGTGAAGGACGGCCGCTTGAGATCAACTACTCCGGCAAATATCATTTTGTCGGTGCCGGCGGCGCTCTGACACAGCTTCCCGGTGAAGCCTACAGGCCGGACCGGGAGGATACGCACCGGCTGCTGGACCTGATCAGCAATCATTCGCTGTATACGATGGAAGAGGAGCTGCGCAAGGGCTTCATCACCATCCCCGGCGGACACCGGATCGGCCTCTCCGGCCGGACCGTCCTAAGCGGCGGAGGGGTAGAGCATCTGCGCGACATTACCGGCTTCAATGTGCGCATCGCCCGTGAGGTGCACGGCATTGCCGACGGTGTGCTGCCCTATCTGCTGGACCGGGGGCGGCAGCGGATTATGCATACACTGATCCTCTCGCCGCCGCAGCACGGCAAGACGACGCTGCTGCGCGATCTGGCGCGGCAGATTTCGGCAGGCGGAAGGGACGGACGCGAAGGAAGCCGCCCGGCGCTGAAGGTCGGCATCGTCGATGAACGCTCAGAGATTGCCGGGAGCCGGCGCGGCGTCCCGGCCTTCGATGTCGGCCCGCGGACGGACATTCTTGACGGCTGTCCCAAAGCGGAAGGCATGATGATGATGATCCGCTCGCTGTCGCCGGATGTGCTGATCGCAGACGAGATCGGCCGGCTGGAGGACGCGGAGGCGGTAACGGAAGCACTGCATGCCGGCATTACAGTGGTCGCCTCCGCGCACGGCAAGGAAGTGGCCGAGCTGGCCAGGCGGCCGGGGCTGGGCGGGCTGCTGGAGCACCGGATGTTTGAGCGGTATGTCATTCTGCACCGCTCAGAGTCCGGCCTCGCCTTCCGCATTCTCGACGCCCAGAAGCGCGGGCTGCTGCTGATCTCGCCGGAAGAGCGGCAGGCGGGTGACCGCCATGCTTAA
- the spoIIIAG gene encoding stage III sporulation protein AG codes for MGNWLKKLEQWAGGGSGSPKRSHTFRWLIILGLLGVAIMLFNSFVNVKKLDNENTGREPPVSGAAQTVLQETVSSSSFDSIELAMENRTKEILEKIVGVGTVDIMVTVESTEEIVVVRNMNDTQAQSEETDASGGKRHTTQYTRDGEIVTYSQSGDETPIVTKRIKPQVRGVLVVAKGAENKTVRSLIEQAVEKGLNVPSYRISVVPRKQE; via the coding sequence ATGGGCAATTGGCTGAAAAAGCTGGAGCAGTGGGCCGGCGGCGGGAGCGGCAGCCCGAAGCGGAGCCATACGTTCCGCTGGCTGATCATTCTCGGGCTGCTGGGAGTCGCGATTATGCTGTTTAACTCCTTCGTGAATGTGAAGAAGCTCGACAACGAGAATACGGGGCGCGAACCGCCGGTAAGCGGGGCCGCACAGACTGTTCTGCAGGAGACGGTGTCATCAAGTTCCTTCGACAGCATTGAACTGGCGATGGAGAACCGGACGAAGGAAATACTGGAGAAAATCGTCGGGGTCGGCACCGTAGATATCATGGTTACTGTAGAATCCACCGAGGAAATCGTGGTCGTGCGCAATATGAATGATACGCAGGCGCAGAGCGAGGAAACGGACGCCAGCGGCGGTAAACGGCATACCACACAGTACACCAGGGACGGGGAAATTGTTACCTACAGCCAGTCCGGCGACGAGACCCCGATTGTAACCAAACGGATCAAACCCCAGGTACGGGGCGTGCTGGTTGTCGCCAAGGGTGCGGAGAATAAAACGGTACGGAGCCTGATTGAGCAGGCGGTTGAAAAAGGGCTGAACGTACCGAGCTACCGCATCTCCGTTGTTCCGCGCAAGCAGGAATAG
- a CDS encoding YitT family protein, translated as MQVRNFVVPLVSGTVARQVKEVAIIIFSAFLVACGLRLFLIPHQLLSGGVAGTASIIGYLTNPKYISLYYFAINLPILIWGFIAVGKKYICYSMLSVISTTWFLTIIPVVKLTKDPILASIFGGVIIAGGVGFSLRAGGSSGGFDILGSIITRKRDIPMGTVLFVLDGLVILSLGFFKSWDSALYAMLCIFVKSRVVDMIHIRHVKLTCFIVTKEREKMLSRLTCLPHGVTVVNAEGGYSHEGNTMLMTVTTRYELADLRKTILETDPKSFVNVLETVEIMGRFRRLG; from the coding sequence ATGCAAGTTCGTAATTTCGTAGTACCGCTCGTATCAGGAACAGTAGCCAGACAAGTCAAGGAAGTAGCCATCATTATTTTCTCTGCTTTTCTGGTGGCATGCGGGCTCCGGCTGTTCCTGATTCCGCATCAGCTGCTCAGCGGCGGTGTAGCGGGAACGGCCTCGATTATCGGCTACTTAACGAATCCAAAGTACATTTCGCTGTATTATTTCGCCATCAATCTGCCGATCCTGATTTGGGGATTTATCGCGGTAGGCAAAAAATATATCTGCTATAGCATGCTGTCCGTTATTTCCACCACCTGGTTCCTCACTATTATTCCTGTGGTGAAGCTGACCAAGGACCCGATTCTGGCCAGTATTTTCGGCGGGGTTATTATTGCCGGAGGGGTTGGCTTCTCGCTGCGTGCAGGCGGATCTTCCGGGGGATTCGATATTCTCGGCTCGATTATTACCCGCAAACGGGATATTCCGATGGGCACTGTGCTGTTCGTGCTGGACGGACTGGTCATCTTAAGCCTGGGCTTCTTCAAAAGCTGGGATTCCGCGCTCTATGCGATGCTGTGTATCTTCGTCAAAAGCCGGGTTGTTGATATGATCCATATCCGCCACGTCAAGCTGACCTGCTTCATTGTCACGAAGGAGCGGGAGAAGATGCTGAGCCGCCTGACCTGCCTGCCCCACGGTGTCACCGTAGTGAATGCTGAGGGCGGATACAGCCACGAAGGGAACACGATGCTGATGACGGTCACAACCCGTTACGAGCTGGCCGATCTGCGCAAGACGATTCTGGAGACCGATCCGAAATCCTTTGTTAACGTGCTGGAGACAGTTGAGATCATGGGCCGGTTCCGGCGTCTGGGTTAA
- the spoIIIAB gene encoding stage III sporulation protein SpoIIIAB, which produces MLKLAGAVLIVLAGTLAGFRIAAQYAERPRNIRALIAALQRLETEIQYGYTPLPEALRRIGQQMKEPLRAFFITAAEEMSEPYNCSAEEAVRRSMEAHWSRAALKPAEQEIIRQLSCTLGTSDRVNQSTHIALALQQLKQEETAAREDQGKYEKVSKSLGLLLGALIVILIF; this is translated from the coding sequence ATGCTTAAGCTAGCAGGTGCGGTGCTGATCGTCCTGGCAGGCACTCTGGCAGGCTTCAGGATAGCCGCCCAGTACGCTGAGCGGCCCCGGAACATCCGGGCGCTGATTGCAGCGCTGCAGCGGCTGGAGACAGAGATCCAGTACGGCTACACTCCGCTGCCGGAGGCGCTGCGGCGGATCGGTCAGCAGATGAAGGAGCCGCTGCGGGCCTTCTTCATCACGGCGGCTGAAGAAATGAGTGAGCCGTATAACTGCAGCGCCGAGGAAGCGGTACGGCGGTCCATGGAGGCCCACTGGAGCAGGGCTGCCCTGAAGCCGGCGGAGCAGGAAATTATCCGGCAGCTCAGCTGCACACTGGGCACCAGTGACAGAGTGAATCAGAGCACGCATATTGCGCTGGCTCTGCAGCAATTGAAGCAGGAGGAGACAGCGGCCAGAGAAGATCAGGGCAAGTATGAGAAAGTGAGCAAAAGCCTGGGTCTGCTGCTTGGAGCATTGATCGTCATTTTGATCTTTTAG
- a CDS encoding SpoIIIAH-like family protein, whose translation MKGKRQTIWLVSMLSLMVVLSAYYLFTEDTGSSIPKETAGSIQVDTVKDGTGGGTATALDSGLVINEVSTDGTVAADTGITADDSSTAAVTDETGKAATDETAAAVSEDSTDAAVTADSGDTAKDTAAAGNSGKEASADKGKETKAAAASTDKTPVKDDAAILDEVASQSVSATSMFTNYLYEREQKNLKDHNDLLALINDMDKSPSESAVAQEQLSKLEEKESKITGIEEQLQQKYGEAIVKEEAGDAYTIVVLSDKLDVKQAVGIVDLVMKELSVTQDKIKVQYVSEQ comes from the coding sequence ATGAAGGGCAAAAGACAAACGATTTGGCTCGTATCCATGCTTAGCCTGATGGTGGTGCTCTCGGCATACTACTTGTTCACAGAAGATACAGGATCTTCGATTCCTAAGGAAACAGCAGGCAGCATCCAGGTGGATACAGTGAAGGATGGAACCGGCGGGGGAACGGCAACAGCCCTTGACAGCGGGCTCGTAATCAACGAAGTGAGCACAGACGGCACTGTAGCGGCTGATACCGGAATCACGGCTGATGACAGCAGCACTGCTGCAGTTACTGATGAGACCGGCAAGGCAGCAACAGACGAAACAGCAGCTGCAGTATCCGAAGACAGCACAGACGCGGCCGTAACGGCTGACAGCGGTGATACAGCCAAAGACACAGCGGCAGCAGGCAATTCAGGCAAAGAGGCTTCTGCAGATAAGGGCAAAGAGACCAAGGCGGCAGCTGCCTCCACGGACAAGACTCCGGTCAAGGATGATGCGGCCATTCTGGACGAGGTTGCTTCCCAGAGCGTCTCGGCAACCAGCATGTTCACCAATTATCTGTATGAGCGGGAACAGAAGAACCTGAAGGACCACAACGATCTGCTGGCGCTGATTAATGATATGGATAAGTCGCCTTCGGAGAGTGCGGTTGCCCAGGAGCAGCTCAGCAAGCTGGAGGAGAAGGAGTCCAAAATCACCGGAATCGAAGAGCAGCTGCAGCAGAAATACGGTGAGGCCATCGTGAAGGAAGAAGCAGGGGATGCTTACACAATCGTAGTGCTCAGCGATAAGCTGGATGTCAAACAGGCCGTGGGCATTGTGGACCTCGTCATGAAGGAACTGAGCGTAACGCAGGACAAGATTAAGGTCCAATATGTATCTGAGCAGTAA